Within the Equus przewalskii isolate Varuska chromosome 1, EquPr2, whole genome shotgun sequence genome, the region GACATGAAGTTGTCCCCTGGCTCATGCACCTTCTACGATTTGCTTGTTCATCTCTGCACGTGCATTCAGCTCTTCCCTCATATGTGCTTCTGCTGGTGCTGTGAGCCCCAGGAAAGGTTTGGCAGATGGACGTGGGGACAGTCTTGAATGAAAAATAAGCTTGCACTTGCTTTTCATATCTGTGTGATTTGTTATTCTTTTCAATGAAATTGCTTATCTTTTCGATGTTTGTCTCAATTGATTCAGTGTTTGTTCAGCTCTTGTGAATTGGATGTGTCACTGATGGTGCTGTTTGAAGGATATAGGATCTTAAAATAAGGTcatcgggggctggccctgttgctgagtggttaagttcacgcactctgctttggtggcccagggtttcactggttcgaatcctgggcgcggacatggcactgctcgtcaagccatgctgaggtggcatcccacatgccacaactagaaggacccacaactaaaaatacacaactatgtaccaggggactttgggggaaaaaggaaaaataaaatcttaagaaaaaaaataaggtcgTCAGGATCATaattgttgatgcaaataatcatAACCAGTGTATAGATAAGAAAGACACAGTGATATTAGTTGAGCCAATGCTGAGGACTAGCCCGGAAGTGCTGTCTCCCCCAGGGAAGAAAGCTCTCCTGAAAAGCTTGGCTACAGCATGGCTTTAGACCATTTCACAGCCAAGAACATAGATGATGCACAACAGCAATACAATTTTCCCCCAAACTCACAAGGATATGTTTTGCTACAGTTTAGCACATACACAGCAGGTCAGCTTGACCATGGTCCTCCGGGAAGAAGATCTTATCTTGAAAAAAGTGCTGGTATTGGTGCCAGGAAAAGGGAGACAttcatccctatctttaaagagtgcattctttgctttgggaaaacgtttgaagcagatgtacagtgtgtGTTTTGTGGGTCAGAAGTCAGGCTactctgggaaaaacaagttttcgGCTGAACCACGGTTCAACCAGAACAGCTTCTCCATACACCTCAAGATGTGAAAGcttcttattattcttattattttcatcacaATGAAAGGGCTTGCACTTGAAGTGTGGTATTTTGTGGGTTTGTGGACTAGGGCTCATTCCTTccacaagtaaataaataaaaataaggctaCTCTAGTtggctcctccttccctccttcgcCTCTGGTCATGGGATCCCCTGAGCACAGACTGGGAGCCTCAGGACCTGTGGGTCTCCAAGTCTCTTACAATTTCACACTGCCTTCTGGAATCAAAAAAGATCACACATAAAAAACTGTAATGTGCAATacagataaaatacagagaatTTAATTATGTTCAAGACACGATTTCTTGAGGATTCCAAATACAGATCCATCTGCCGAACTGACCTgcctgggggaagaggaggaaccaGGAGAATTTAGAGGACATTTCACCTCACTGTAAGCTTCCCAACGTAAAGGACATAGCCTATTATGTGCCTGGCGCAGAGAGATCGACAATGATGCATTGATGGACAACCAAGTGGTATTTTCCAGCCCAGCTGCTCTGGAACCCTCAGGCTCACAGAGCTGCCATAACCCAGGTTGCCAGCAGGGGTCCTCAGGCTAGGCTGAAAGGGGTTGAGGCTGCTGAGTGACTCCATAGGCCATAGTGGCTGAGGCCTTGGGATGCTGGGCTTGATGGAGGAACTGAACTCTGCTCAGTTGGGAAGTGGGTACTCGCCCCTCTAATAGGCATCAGGTGGGCTGGCAGCTCACTTATGACATAAATATGTAATAGAGGAGAATTGACATGGGGCTTTGGGAACTCTTTTAAGGAGGTGAGAGAAAGGCTGGCGCAAAACAGGATGGGCTGGAATGGAAAGGAGCTGGTGGCCAGGGCAGTCACATGGAAAACAGGAGCTGCTGTGGGAGGGTCAGCCAGGGAGGAAGGTTGAGTGAGCTCAGTGCTGGGCCCAGGACAGGGCAGGGAATGAGACCAGAGTGAGGCTGGTGGCCATTGTGGGAGCATCTGAAGTTCTGAAGCTGCAGATGGTCCTGGCTGTGGGAGAAGCTGCCCCCTCTGGAGAGAGAGGCCCTGGAAACAGAAGCTCAGTGCTCACGGCCTGGCCCCTGGCCTCCTGGGTCCATGGAGTCACTCCCCTTCCACTGacctgctcctctctctgccagATTGTTGGGGGATTGATGTTGGTGGTTGGCTTAGAGAAGGTAGGAATTTTCTAAGGCCCAGGGAGGAACATATATATGGGAAGAAGATTGTCCTTTTATAATGGGcagccttcagactcagcccTTGCACAGGGCTCAGCACCACAGAGCTGTGACTGAGAAAGGATACAGCATAGGGTTTAGGGGGAAGGAGAgctggaggagatggaggaaggacagCCACAACTGACAGCAGAGGGCTGCCTGGAGCATGCTGCTGCGTGTTGAAAGTGGTTCAGTGAGTCAGTGAGACTTCAGTCACACTCGCTAGAGATCCATTTATTATGGCCCCTCAGTCCCACTGCCCGCCCCACGGgattcctgcctctgccccagaaAAGATGGTCAGGCACAGAGCAAGGCCAGCATCACGGCTGCTATGGGAAGAGCTtcattgttctctttatccaggGCATGTAGTGTGAGACCTTCATGAAGACTGTTGGAGGGGTCCCGTTGTTTTGTCCATAGGAGGCAATACCATGGGCCACGTTTTCACAGACGAGGGGTCCCCCGGAGTCtccctgggagcagagagaggaaggacggAACTGGCATGCTCGGGGTCCTGTCCTTCCCACCATCCCAGGGGTCAGTGGTCTCTATTATGGGCTGCCTGGAAGATCAGGGCTAGAGCAGGCATTGTCACCTCCCTCTTCCCAGGACTCCAGCCTGGCTCTGACTGTTATTTGCAGCTCCACCCAGGCCAAGGCTTTCTCTCTAATCCTTAGGGAAACTTTGGTGAGAACCCTGCTGTGGGTGACTGATCCTTCCTCAGCTTGCAGCCCTGATCCACTCAGGGGAAACAACTAAGGACTGGATTTGTGGACCCTGGATGCCCAAGCTCTCAGGTTGAGGCATGAAGATATGGCCACTCCTATACCcgacatctccccatttcctttctctgagtgCTTGTCTAGGTAGATCCTGTAAACCTTACCTTGAGGATATTCTTCATCATCTTCGGGTCCCCTACACATATGTGGGTGGTCTGGTTATAATGGTCGGGGAAGATGGATTCACACTCCTCATCCTTCTCCACGGTCAGCTCCACCTCCTGCAGTATATTTGCTGAAATGCCCATTGAGTCTTGCCCCCAGCCGGCCACACTGcacacctctctgggcttcacctGGGCCTTGCCCCAGGGCAGGCTGAGGGTCCTCACAGCTGCAGTCTGCATGGCCTTTCTCTCCAGCTGatgggaagaggcaagaaagccCGGCTCAGCCACCTGCTTCCTGGGCCTGACACCGCGATGGGGCTGCACTGACTTCCCCTTTCCCCTGAGCCACTTGGGACTAGTCAGGTGGccaggatgggaaggagggaagggacaggTCCCAGTGGGAGGGGAAGCAATCTGGACCCAAGAGAGCAAGAGCAATGGGGAGATTTCCTTACCTTTATTAACATGATGTCATTGGAGAAGTTCTGAGGATTATAGTCGGGGTGGTGGATGGCTTCTTTCACAGGGATGACCTGCCAGGTACTCTCCTGCTGTTGGATGTTGTGGACCCCCAGGGCCACCACGTTGACTGAGCTGCACACAAAGCAGAGTAGGGACGTAGGGTGCATGGAGTCATAGGAGATTCAGTCCTGGAGCCGTGAAGGGTAGGTGACAgccggggcagggcagggctgcaggtAGAGGAAATTGAGACAACACGAGGGCCAGGTTCTGAGTGACTCTGTGCCTTGTGCTTCTCAATGACACTGAGAGGAGGGCTTCTGGAAGCTTTCTCTTGCCCTCAGGCAATATTGTGAAAATACTCTGAGTTTGCATTTTGACCCTAATGCATGCTTTCATTCTCCACAGCTACTTTATTTGGCCAGTGTGGTCTCTCTTCTCAACTGGGCCACTTGCTCTCACCTCTGACCCTCTGATCCCAAAGCTTGCCTGTCCTATTTCTCACTTTCCATGGCCCAGTCATGCCTTCAGATGGCTCCTCTGATGAGCTATTGTGGCATTGAgtttccaggagctgggggagctcCCCTGGGCTGCAGCCTCTGGACAGAGCACAGGGGTCCCTGTGGGGGTGTCAGGAGGTGTCAGTCTGTGGACCCTCACCTTCCCCAGCAGTGAGCAGCTGTCAGAACAAAGTCTTTTCTCACGAGGACACCGCCACACCTATTGGGCGTCTCTTCAACTAGATAGTGAATCAACGCCATGTAGGGGCGGGAGTGGGGCTTGGCCTCATGTCCTCCGGTGATGATtcctgaaagaaaagactggaagttGTGCTTTCTGGGAGCGGCTGTGGAGCCTTTCAGGATAGGAGGCTTCAGAAGGTGGTGATTGAGGGTGGGGTCTACAGTGCCCTGCAGACACTGTGGAAGAGTCCTCCCAGGTTCTACTTGCAGCAGAATAACCTTTTCTGAATGTCAAGCCTCAGAGCCCATTGTGAGAAAAGGAGGGACAGTGCTTATTGTCCTTGTCCTACTTCAGACCATGCATGGAGGAGTTAAGAGCTGTCTTCATGATGGTGGAGCCCATGGGATCGTGGACAGGGCTTCCCTGATGTCTTCTTCTCAGTGAGTCTCCtgacccctctgagcctctgctaACGTCCTGACTGGTTCCCGTATCTAATAATCTGTCTGTGAGCTTATGGCCCTGGATTTTCTAAAATCCTCATGTTCAAGGGTCTAACTTGTCCTAGgaactcagtaaacatttttggGCTGCATGAATGAATGGCCTCCACTTAGCTTTAGGCTGAGGTTTGTTGGAGATCGTGATGGTGGGATTGAAGGCCATCGTCATATGGGGAGGGCACTGTGTGGAGCAGCAGAAGGCAGGGGGAGACGGGGTTGAAAAACGGGTCCCCGGGCCTCTGGCAGAGCCATGGCACCAATGGGTGCCCTGCGTGCAGTCATCTCGCCCCTGCTGAGATCAGCTGCCCCCTGGGATCCTCTcctgggcaggggtgaggggtgagggcaCTGAGAAATGAAACTGGTTCTTAAGCTGAGTCCAGTGACAGGTCCCACTACTGCAGCTGGTTTGTCTGATCTGCCCTTTCCTGATCTGGA harbors:
- the LOC103561058 gene encoding granzyme H-like isoform X2; its protein translation is MQPLLLLLAFLMPPEPGTGIITGGHEAKPHSRPYMALIHYLVEETPNRCGGVLVRKDFVLTAAHCWGSSVNVVALGVHNIQQQESTWQVIPVKEAIHHPDYNPQNFSNDIMLIKLERKAMQTAAVRTLSLPWGKAQGDSGGPLVCENVAHGIASYGQNNGTPPTVFMKVSHYMPWIKRTMKLFP
- the LOC103561058 gene encoding granzyme H-like isoform X3, whose product is MQPLLLLLAFLMPPEPGTGIITGGHEAKPHSRPYMALIHYLVEETPNRCGGVLVRKDFVLTAAHCWGSSVNVVALGVHNIQQQESTWQVIPVKEAIHHPDYNPQNFSNDIMLIKGDSGGPLVCENVAHGIASYGQNNGTPPTVFMKVSHYMPWIKRTMKLFP
- the LOC103561058 gene encoding granzyme H-like isoform X1 — translated: MQPLLLLLAFLMPPEPGTGIITGGHEAKPHSRPYMALIHYLVEETPNRCGGVLVRKDFVLTAAHCWGSSVNVVALGVHNIQQQESTWQVIPVKEAIHHPDYNPQNFSNDIMLIKLERKAMQTAAVRTLSLPWGKAQVKPREVCSVAGWGQDSMGISANILQEVELTVEKDEECESIFPDHYNQTTHICVGDPKMMKNILKGDSGGPLVCENVAHGIASYGQNNGTPPTVFMKVSHYMPWIKRTMKLFP